GTCTGATGGAGGATTCTGTTCCAGGTTGCTAATGGCAAAATCTAGGCTTGCACCACTCAAACAGTTATCCATTCCCCGGATTGAACTATGTGGGGCCTTAGTGGCAGCTAGAATGAGAGAAACTATAGTGAAGAAAATGAATTTTGAATTTGAATCGGTGATGCACATTGTTGATTCTGCAATAGTTCGTGCCCAGATTCAGAAAGAAAGCTATGGCTTTGGCACCTTTACTGCTACAAAAATTgctgaaattcaaagtaaaaccGATGTGGGAGAATGGTCGTGGGTTTCAGGTGATAACAACCCAGCAGACTTGCCCACCAAACCTGCTAAGCCGATCGATTTGGGTCAAGAATCCATGTGGCAAATGGGGCCGGCTTTCCTTACTCTCCCAATCAGTAAGTGGCCAATAAGGAAAGATCATATTGGTGATTTGCCTGACAGGGTGGGTGTCTTTGTTTCGCACACTTGTTTTACCGTGAATACTGTAGAAATGTCTTTAGTGTTTCAAATATCAAGATTTGAAAGTAGTGAAAAATTGCTCAGAGTCACTAGTAGAGTCCTTAAGGCTTTCAAATTTAAATCGTTCAAGGGAATATTTCAAACTCCTAATATAGATGAAATCTCTCAAGCAGAGATGTTGTGGGTGAGAGAAATTCAATCCACACTTGGTAAAGATTGGGAGTTCAGATATCGCAGACTTGGCCCTAGTGTAAATAAGGATGGTTTAATTGTGGTAGGCCAACGTATTCCTAGGTGGTTAAAGAACAATTATGATCAGGATGGGTTTGTATTACTCTCTCCTGATCATGAATTTGTCaaattatatgtaaaaaccatGCATCGTCAATTTCATTCTGGAGTGGAAAACACCCTTGCGAAAATTCAATCTAAGTTTTGGGTACCAAGAGTTCGGAACAATTGCTCAGGGATATGGTTAAGGGTAGAACTAAAGGTAAAGCCTATGGGGTAATCTTTAATTGTTTATCGACCCGTGCAGTTCATTTAGATCTAATTGAGGGTTATAGTGCAAAAGATTTCCTTGATGGGCTCCGTAGATTTGTATCACTCCGAGGATGTCCTAAAGAAATATATTCTGATAGGGGTACCCAATTAACTGCTGCTGAGAAGGAACTAAGGAATGCAACAGAGATTTTTAAGATAAAGTGGATCTTCAATGCTTCTGCTGATGCACCTTGGCAAAATGGAGTCAGTGAGAGTCTTATCAAATCTGTCAAAAGGAGTTTGACCATAGCTATTGGTGATAACATTTTAACTTTCAGTAAATTACAAACCACCCTTTATGAAATAGCAAATTTACTAAATGAAAGACCCATTGGTATAAAACCCGGCTGCGATCCCGAACTAGGAAGGTATCTTTGCCCAAATG
The window above is part of the Palaemon carinicauda isolate YSFRI2023 unplaced genomic scaffold, ASM3689809v2 scaffold3673, whole genome shotgun sequence genome. Proteins encoded here:
- the LOC137636720 gene encoding uncharacterized protein, whose translation is MYNTISLSLFDQHCHRFLWRDFKVDVKPDHYMLTCVPFGDKPSGTIAMLALKLTAEMSKDEYPVATQIIVNNSYVDDILGSCDSIEIANELMKQIERIIGRGGFKIKHWILSGNENHENPNVKVAKREKEKVLGIVWDPHRDRLVYEVKINFSPKHRKTHTEPNLAPDDLMINVPQYLTRRMLLSQIASQYDPLGLICPVTLRAKLMMRQLISRTEGIEGKVSHYDWDSAVSTDIRNEWLSYFQMLFELQSLSFPRCVKVEGTIGKPMLVILSDGSSSAYGACAYVRWELSDGGFCSRLLMAKSRLAPLKQLSIPRIELCGALVAARMRETIVKKMNFEFESVMHIVDSAIVRAQIQKESYGFGTFTATKIAEIQSKTDVGEWSWVSGDNNPADLPTKPAKPIDLGQESMWQMGPAFLTLPISKWPIRKDHIGDLPDRVGVFVSHTCFTVNTVEMSLVFQISRFESSEKLLRVTSRVLKAFKFKSFKGIFQTPNIDEISQAEMLWVREIQSTLGKDWEFRYRRLGPSVNKDGLIVVGQRIPRWLKNNYDQDGFVLLSPDHEFVKLYVKTMHRQFHSGVENTLAKIQSKFWVPRVRNNCSGIWLRVELKVKPMG